One Microbacterium sp. No. 7 genomic window carries:
- a CDS encoding SDR family NAD(P)-dependent oxidoreductase, whose amino-acid sequence MLRFDGKVALITGGGRGLGRSHALLLASRGASIVINDLGGGLKGENPGHSAADAVVEEIVAAGGQAVANYGDVTTDAEAIVQAAIDAFGRLDIVINSAGMNVPAFASEENYVEIIRRHIDVNYNGTVAVTAAAWPHLVASGAGRVINTASPTLSGWEGQTPYVASKGAVFAYTRTLSIEALKQGIKVNAIAPTAWTRMAEAAEIPDSLKETLKTTMLTEMVSPMVAYFAHEECAVTGETWLTQGGLMQRFSLAMNDGYANPDATPEDIQAHIDEITDDSTAKPLGIIGTPGGATLLDLFE is encoded by the coding sequence ATGTTGCGTTTTGACGGAAAAGTGGCGCTGATCACGGGCGGCGGTCGCGGTCTCGGCCGGTCCCACGCTCTGCTGCTCGCGTCGCGCGGAGCGTCGATCGTGATCAACGATCTCGGTGGCGGGCTCAAGGGCGAGAACCCCGGTCACTCGGCCGCCGACGCGGTCGTCGAGGAGATCGTCGCCGCCGGCGGCCAGGCCGTCGCCAACTACGGCGACGTGACCACCGACGCCGAGGCCATCGTGCAGGCGGCGATCGACGCGTTCGGACGCCTCGACATCGTGATCAACAGCGCCGGCATGAACGTGCCGGCGTTCGCGAGCGAGGAGAACTACGTCGAGATCATCCGCCGCCACATCGACGTCAACTACAACGGCACCGTCGCCGTGACCGCCGCCGCGTGGCCGCACCTGGTCGCGAGCGGCGCCGGCCGCGTCATCAACACGGCCTCGCCCACGCTGAGCGGCTGGGAGGGCCAGACGCCCTACGTCGCGTCGAAGGGCGCGGTGTTCGCGTACACGCGCACCCTGTCGATCGAGGCGCTCAAGCAGGGCATCAAGGTCAACGCGATCGCGCCGACCGCATGGACGCGCATGGCCGAGGCGGCCGAGATCCCCGACTCGCTCAAGGAGACGCTCAAGACGACGATGCTCACCGAGATGGTCTCGCCGATGGTGGCCTACTTCGCGCACGAGGAGTGCGCCGTGACGGGCGAGACCTGGCTGACGCAGGGCGGGCTCATGCAGCGCTTCTCGCTGGCGATGAACGACGGCTACGCGAACCCCGATGCGACCCCCGAGGACATCCAGGCGCACATCGACGAGATCACCGACGACTCGACGGCCAAGCCCCTCGGCATCATCGGCACGCCCGGCGGAGCCACCCTGCTCGACCTGTTCGAGTGA
- a CDS encoding MmgE/PrpD family protein, with the protein MPTIVDQLAEFAASAAYDTLPADVVSESKRILLDSIGCAVASLGDEGARRGVAYARTLGGAAGDATILGTGERTSVPAAAFANAELINALDQDAVLPPGHVTPYVLPGALAAAEGVRANGRRLLESIAVAHEISFRIGKATDYLRDIVDGVVTIPAVLGYSSTQFGAAAAVGVIRGFSADTLADALGIVGSTAPVNSQRAWMMHAPATTIKYQLAGGLALNAVTAASLAELGHTGDREILDDREYGFPRFIGTRRWEPAPITDALGEAWTFTPFQSFKPYPHCRVMHAIFDRLIGIVEENDLRPDEIESIEAWGESFVQQPVWVNEHIRNPRDAQFSMTHGLAMAASRIPVGPAWQAPAAVHDPGVLALMERSTFSPHPDHAAALAKDPAARTSRVAVRARGQVWTADSNYPKGSPSPEEWSYMTDDELAAKFRRNVEGVVSDADAEAIIEAVRHLEDLDDAVALTALVRPTATD; encoded by the coding sequence ATGCCCACCATCGTCGACCAGCTCGCCGAGTTCGCCGCGTCGGCGGCGTACGACACCCTGCCCGCGGACGTCGTGTCGGAGTCGAAGCGCATCCTGCTCGACTCGATCGGCTGTGCCGTCGCCTCGCTCGGCGACGAGGGCGCCCGGCGCGGCGTCGCCTACGCCCGCACGCTGGGCGGTGCGGCGGGAGACGCCACGATCCTCGGCACCGGGGAGCGCACGAGCGTCCCGGCTGCCGCCTTCGCCAACGCCGAGCTCATCAACGCGCTCGACCAGGATGCCGTCCTGCCACCCGGTCACGTGACCCCGTATGTGCTGCCCGGCGCTCTCGCCGCGGCCGAGGGCGTGCGCGCGAACGGACGTCGCCTGCTGGAGTCGATCGCCGTCGCGCACGAGATCTCGTTCCGCATCGGCAAGGCGACCGACTACCTGCGCGACATCGTCGACGGCGTCGTCACGATCCCGGCGGTGCTCGGCTACAGCAGCACGCAGTTCGGCGCGGCGGCCGCCGTCGGCGTCATCCGGGGATTCTCGGCCGACACCCTCGCCGACGCCCTGGGCATCGTGGGCTCGACCGCCCCGGTCAACTCGCAGCGGGCGTGGATGATGCACGCTCCCGCGACGACCATCAAGTACCAGCTCGCGGGGGGCCTCGCCCTGAACGCCGTGACGGCCGCGAGCCTCGCCGAGCTCGGGCACACGGGCGACCGGGAGATCCTCGACGACCGCGAGTACGGCTTCCCCCGCTTCATCGGCACGCGGCGCTGGGAGCCGGCGCCCATCACCGACGCCCTCGGCGAGGCCTGGACGTTCACGCCGTTCCAGTCGTTCAAGCCCTACCCGCACTGCCGCGTGATGCACGCGATCTTCGACCGGCTCATCGGCATCGTCGAGGAGAACGACCTGCGTCCCGACGAGATCGAGTCGATCGAGGCCTGGGGCGAGAGCTTCGTGCAGCAGCCCGTGTGGGTCAACGAGCACATCCGCAACCCCCGTGACGCGCAGTTCTCCATGACGCACGGGCTCGCGATGGCCGCGAGCCGCATCCCCGTCGGCCCCGCGTGGCAGGCGCCCGCCGCGGTGCACGACCCGGGCGTGCTCGCGCTCATGGAGCGCTCGACGTTCAGCCCTCACCCGGACCACGCGGCCGCGCTCGCGAAGGACCCTGCGGCGCGCACCTCGCGCGTCGCGGTGCGGGCGCGCGGCCAGGTGTGGACGGCCGACAGCAACTATCCGAAGGGCAGCCCCTCGCCGGAGGAGTGGAGCTACATGACCGACGACGAGCTGGCCGCCAAGTTCCGCCGCAACGTCGAGGGCGTCGTCTCCGACGCCGACGCCGAGGCGATCATCGAGGCCGTGCGGCACCTCGAAGACCTCGACGACGCCGTCGCGCTCACCGCGCTCGTGCGCCCGACCGCGACGGACTGA
- a CDS encoding aldehyde dehydrogenase gives MTNTINLDPTHLVIGGEARPAHSTARIPLVNPATEEQFGSAVDGDAQDVDAAVRAAQEAAPAWAALTPVERAGHLLRLADELEARAEDIAQLLTKENGLPISIARGHLAATPREYRYFASLAERIVPEEHIETANGDALIRRVPVGVTAIVVAWNGPQPLVARKLGPALVAGCTVVIKPAAETSLDAYPLMEAIEAAGIPAGVVNLVTGGRETGAALVAHPGVRKIAFTGSTRAGAAIGEEGARQFKRVTLELGGKSAGILLDDVDLETFRPWIFGACLPQSGQVCRSLTRILAPASRYDEIVSFVADTLSSATVGDPTEPTTVFGPIVNASQHERVTSYIRLGVEEGAKLVIGGPDRPEGLDRGYYVAPTVFRDVTNDMRIAREEIFGPVLTVMPYETVEEAIAIANDSEYGLAGGVFSPDRERATEVARRIEAGSIGVNTAAMPVEAPFGGFKNSGIGRELGPHSVDPYLEYQTVYRAP, from the coding sequence ATGACGAACACCATCAACCTCGATCCGACGCACCTCGTCATCGGCGGCGAGGCGCGCCCCGCGCACTCGACCGCCCGCATCCCGCTCGTCAATCCTGCCACGGAGGAGCAGTTCGGCTCCGCCGTCGACGGCGACGCGCAGGACGTCGACGCCGCCGTGCGCGCGGCGCAGGAGGCGGCGCCCGCGTGGGCGGCGCTCACGCCGGTCGAGCGGGCCGGTCACCTGCTGCGGCTCGCCGACGAGCTCGAGGCGCGCGCGGAGGACATCGCGCAGCTGCTCACGAAGGAGAACGGGCTGCCGATCAGCATCGCCCGGGGCCATCTGGCGGCGACGCCGCGCGAGTACCGCTACTTCGCCTCCCTGGCCGAGAGGATCGTGCCCGAGGAGCACATCGAGACGGCGAACGGCGACGCGCTGATCCGTCGGGTGCCCGTCGGCGTCACGGCGATCGTCGTGGCGTGGAACGGGCCGCAGCCGCTCGTGGCGCGCAAGCTCGGCCCCGCGCTCGTGGCCGGCTGCACGGTCGTCATCAAGCCGGCCGCCGAGACGTCGCTCGACGCCTACCCGCTCATGGAGGCGATCGAGGCCGCCGGCATCCCCGCGGGCGTCGTCAACCTCGTCACGGGCGGGCGCGAGACCGGGGCGGCGCTCGTCGCCCACCCGGGCGTGCGCAAGATCGCCTTCACGGGATCGACGCGGGCGGGCGCGGCGATCGGCGAGGAGGGCGCGCGGCAGTTCAAGCGCGTCACGCTGGAGCTCGGCGGCAAGTCGGCCGGCATCCTCCTCGACGACGTCGACCTGGAGACGTTCCGCCCCTGGATCTTCGGCGCGTGCCTGCCCCAGTCGGGCCAGGTCTGCCGTTCGCTCACGCGCATCCTCGCGCCCGCGTCGCGGTACGACGAGATCGTGTCCTTCGTCGCCGACACGCTCTCGTCGGCGACGGTCGGCGATCCCACGGAGCCGACCACGGTCTTCGGCCCGATCGTCAACGCCTCGCAGCACGAGCGCGTGACCTCGTACATCCGGCTGGGCGTCGAGGAGGGCGCGAAGCTCGTCATCGGCGGCCCCGACCGTCCCGAAGGGCTCGACCGCGGCTACTACGTGGCGCCGACGGTGTTCCGCGATGTCACGAACGACATGCGCATCGCCCGCGAGGAGATCTTCGGGCCGGTGCTGACGGTCATGCCCTACGAGACGGTCGAGGAGGCGATCGCGATCGCGAACGACTCGGAGTACGGCCTGGCGGGCGGCGTGTTCTCGCCCGACCGCGAGCGCGCGACCGAGGTCGCCCGCCGCATCGAGGCGGGCAGCATCGGCGTCAACACTGCGGCGATGCCGGTGGAGGCGCCGTTCGGCGGCTTCAAGAACAGCGGCATCGGCCGGGAGCTGGGGCCGCACTCGGTGGACCCGTACCTGGAGTACCAGACGGTCTACCGCGCTCCGTGA
- a CDS encoding HpcH/HpaI aldolase/citrate lyase family protein translates to MKLIRSLLFVPGNKESMIDKGANAGADAIILDLEDSVPHAEKEAARALVASRIPGLVAEGKRVWVRINRTAHIYDLDDILAVVQPGVEGLVISKPWGPEDVHTASCMIAEAEARANIEIGTVKLIPLLETARSMQLCYEIAQHPRVAGIVGATAKNADMARALGFVWTAQGRESDYLKSRVVMAARAAGKQPIGGIWQQIKDLEGLAAASKVDRQLGMAGELALHPMQVETINRTYTPDADEVAYYQGMIDALDAAMAQGRASVMYDGEHIDIAHAKTARDIIALAGSFE, encoded by the coding sequence ATGAAACTCATCCGCTCTCTGCTGTTCGTGCCCGGCAACAAGGAGTCCATGATCGACAAGGGAGCCAACGCTGGCGCCGACGCGATCATCCTCGACCTCGAGGACTCCGTGCCGCACGCCGAGAAGGAGGCCGCTCGCGCGCTCGTCGCGAGCCGTATCCCCGGCCTCGTCGCCGAGGGCAAGCGCGTGTGGGTGCGCATCAACCGCACGGCCCACATCTACGACCTCGACGACATCCTCGCCGTCGTGCAGCCCGGCGTCGAGGGCCTCGTGATCTCGAAGCCGTGGGGCCCCGAGGACGTGCACACGGCGTCGTGCATGATCGCCGAGGCCGAGGCGCGTGCGAACATCGAGATCGGCACCGTCAAGCTGATCCCGCTGCTGGAGACGGCGCGCTCGATGCAGCTGTGCTACGAGATCGCCCAGCACCCGCGGGTGGCGGGCATCGTGGGCGCGACCGCCAAGAACGCCGACATGGCGCGCGCCCTCGGCTTCGTCTGGACCGCGCAGGGGCGTGAGTCGGACTACCTCAAGTCGCGCGTCGTCATGGCGGCGCGCGCGGCCGGAAAGCAGCCGATCGGCGGCATCTGGCAGCAGATCAAGGACCTCGAGGGCCTCGCCGCGGCCTCGAAGGTCGACCGCCAGCTCGGCATGGCCGGCGAGCTCGCCCTGCACCCGATGCAGGTCGAGACGATCAACCGCACCTACACGCCGGATGCCGACGAGGTCGCGTACTACCAGGGCATGATCGACGCGCTCGACGCCGCGATGGCGCAGGGCCGGGCGTCGGTCATGTACGACGGCGAGCACATCGACATCGCGCACGCCAAGACGGCGCGCGACATCATCGCGCTGGCCGGCTCGTTCGAGTGA
- a CDS encoding alpha/beta hydrolase, with amino-acid sequence MTSPTGTSPTETSPTETSSTGYTTYRASDGTTPVWPGPQTPPHADLVRVLEAMRRYALPDSATMAERDAQLVAATANVTVPEGHEVRAVRLGGLDAEIVGTPAQLARPRRVLHLHGGGYVLGSPATTRAVAAGLSLATDTAVASLDYRLAPAAPFPAALDDAVSAFRALADEAGDARLVAISGDSAGGGLALATAMRLRDTGGERPAAVIGLSPWLDLALAGGPADAAQRVDPQVTPTLLALFSDAYLGSADPHDPAASPLYGDLTGLPPVLAQAGTHEYLREDARRLLEAARAQGADVTVDVFDGMIHVWHALAPRLAGARGALERVGAWLRDVAPAFRASA; translated from the coding sequence ATGACATCTCCCACCGGGACATCTCCCACCGAGACGTCTCCCACCGAGACGTCCTCCACCGGGTACACGACCTATCGTGCGTCCGACGGGACCACGCCGGTCTGGCCCGGGCCGCAGACGCCGCCGCACGCCGACCTCGTCCGCGTTCTCGAGGCGATGCGCCGGTATGCGCTGCCCGACTCGGCGACGATGGCCGAGCGCGACGCGCAGCTCGTCGCCGCGACGGCGAACGTGACCGTGCCGGAGGGGCACGAGGTACGGGCCGTGCGGCTCGGCGGGCTCGACGCGGAGATCGTCGGCACCCCCGCGCAGCTCGCCCGGCCGCGACGCGTGCTGCATCTGCACGGCGGCGGCTACGTGCTGGGCTCCCCCGCGACGACCCGCGCGGTCGCAGCCGGGCTGTCGCTCGCGACCGACACGGCGGTCGCGAGCCTCGACTACCGGCTGGCCCCCGCGGCCCCGTTCCCCGCGGCGCTCGACGACGCGGTGTCCGCCTTCCGCGCCCTCGCCGACGAGGCGGGAGACGCGCGCCTCGTCGCGATCTCCGGCGACTCCGCGGGCGGCGGTCTCGCGCTCGCGACCGCGATGCGCCTGCGCGACACGGGCGGCGAGCGGCCGGCGGCCGTCATCGGCCTGTCGCCGTGGCTGGACCTGGCGCTTGCCGGCGGGCCCGCCGACGCGGCGCAGCGCGTCGATCCGCAGGTCACGCCGACGCTGCTCGCGCTGTTCTCCGACGCCTACCTGGGCAGTGCCGACCCGCACGATCCGGCGGCGTCGCCGCTGTACGGCGACCTCACCGGTCTGCCGCCGGTGCTCGCACAGGCGGGCACGCACGAGTATCTGCGCGAGGATGCGCGACGGCTGCTGGAGGCCGCCCGCGCGCAGGGCGCCGACGTCACGGTCGACGTCTTCGACGGCATGATCCACGTGTGGCATGCGCTCGCGCCGCGCCTGGCCGGCGCGCGCGGAGCGCTCGAGCGCGTCGGCGCATGGCTGCGCGACGTCGCGCCCGCCTTCCGCGCCTCCGCCTGA
- a CDS encoding acyl-CoA thioesterase domain-containing protein gives MDIVAGGAVGTAYFRDLGGDRGFMPLRSARSRWSEEQLIGPAVAGLLGRAARRVAQGLEPTFLPSRSSVEMFRAARTQHCRVRVETVRHGGRILTLDAFLEQDAGVVARAHVTFVRPGDQPDDEIWSTPDVPAPPPPGTPLDAVGRCFRGEGADWTTDASAVPVPSRVVVWQAAVDVVEGETPAPFDWLTAVSDFASMTTHWSPRGFLFINADVHLAVSRMPAGDGVGFAVLAHTSHAGMSTGTALLFDERGALGTATVTGLAHTHVRIACVPGGGFETLPLRE, from the coding sequence ATGGATATCGTGGCGGGCGGAGCGGTCGGGACGGCGTACTTCCGGGACCTGGGCGGCGACCGCGGCTTCATGCCCTTGCGCTCCGCGCGCTCGCGCTGGAGCGAGGAGCAGCTCATCGGGCCCGCCGTGGCCGGCCTGCTCGGCCGCGCGGCCCGGCGGGTCGCGCAGGGGCTGGAGCCGACGTTCCTGCCGTCGCGCTCGTCGGTCGAGATGTTCCGTGCGGCGCGTACGCAGCACTGCCGCGTGCGCGTGGAGACCGTGCGTCACGGCGGGCGCATCCTCACGCTCGACGCGTTCCTCGAGCAGGATGCCGGGGTCGTCGCCCGGGCTCATGTCACGTTCGTGCGGCCGGGGGATCAACCGGACGACGAGATCTGGTCGACGCCCGATGTGCCCGCGCCGCCGCCGCCCGGAACGCCGCTCGACGCCGTGGGCCGCTGCTTCCGCGGGGAGGGGGCGGACTGGACGACCGATGCGAGCGCGGTGCCCGTGCCCTCCCGTGTCGTGGTGTGGCAGGCGGCCGTCGACGTCGTGGAGGGCGAGACCCCCGCTCCGTTCGACTGGCTCACCGCGGTGAGCGACTTCGCGAGCATGACGACGCACTGGAGCCCGCGCGGCTTCCTGTTCATCAACGCCGATGTGCACCTGGCGGTCAGCCGCATGCCCGCGGGCGACGGCGTGGGATTCGCCGTGCTCGCCCACACCTCCCATGCGGGCATGTCGACGGGCACGGCGCTGCTGTTCGACGAGCGGGGCGCGCTCGGCACCGCGACCGTGACGGGACTCGCCCATACGCACGTGCGCATCGCGTGCGTGCCGGGGGGAGGGTTCGAGACGCTTCCGCTCCGCGAGTGA
- a CDS encoding SDR family NAD(P)-dependent oxidoreductase, whose translation MTDNRLEGRVALITGAASGLGAETAKLFASEGAVAGVADIDEVRGQALVDEIAAAGGQAVFLRVDVTDGDTITAAVEELESRFGKLDAVVANAGIGGAASRKKLVDVTEEEMNVVIDINLVGAWRTFKAAIPALLRAGGGTMTLTGSNAGYSILGGSTLGAYTAAKYGATALTRFLASEVAPSNIRVNVVHPGKMLTNFDEGVGLTGEALEAAKDRRRRSDQNNEGALRVMAHPREVAFVHLFFHSSESSFVTGQTLAADGGMDLLMDKSRMVTV comes from the coding sequence ATGACCGACAATCGACTCGAGGGCCGAGTGGCCCTGATCACCGGTGCCGCATCGGGCCTCGGCGCGGAGACGGCCAAGCTGTTCGCGAGCGAGGGCGCGGTCGCGGGCGTCGCGGACATCGACGAGGTGCGCGGGCAGGCGCTCGTCGACGAGATCGCCGCCGCGGGCGGGCAGGCCGTGTTCCTGCGCGTCGACGTCACCGACGGCGACACGATCACCGCCGCCGTCGAGGAGCTCGAGTCCCGCTTCGGCAAGCTCGACGCCGTCGTCGCGAACGCGGGCATCGGCGGTGCCGCTTCGCGCAAGAAGCTCGTCGACGTCACCGAGGAGGAGATGAACGTCGTCATCGACATCAACCTCGTCGGCGCGTGGCGCACGTTCAAGGCGGCGATCCCCGCCCTGCTCCGCGCGGGCGGCGGCACCATGACGCTGACGGGCTCGAACGCCGGGTACTCGATCCTCGGCGGCTCGACGCTGGGCGCCTACACGGCCGCGAAGTACGGTGCGACCGCGCTCACCCGCTTCCTCGCCAGCGAGGTCGCGCCCAGCAACATCCGCGTGAACGTCGTGCACCCCGGCAAGATGCTCACCAACTTCGACGAGGGCGTCGGACTCACCGGCGAGGCGCTCGAGGCGGCGAAGGACCGCCGTCGCCGCAGCGACCAGAACAACGAGGGCGCGCTGCGCGTGATGGCGCACCCCCGTGAGGTCGCCTTCGTGCACCTCTTCTTCCACTCGAGCGAGTCGTCGTTCGTCACGGGGCAGACGCTCGCCGCCGACGGCGGCATGGACCTGCTCATGGACAAGTCCCGCATGGTCACGGTCTGA
- a CDS encoding PaaI family thioesterase, translating to MDADDAARRAVETLGDTVRRLVMTLTETRVSAGELAEADELCRRAEALLARDARRPLEPSPYDGSGPGERPFTLGRGVANPLSPPLAYAWDDDAVRVAFTLGRAHEGPPGAAHGGVSALVLDDLLARVPQLLGVPRVTRGLDIRYRRPVPLGAPLVAVATVTGQAGVEVDVAGWIARAEEPDVRLAEATATFVRLRDDQVRRLIPDWTPSSEWPD from the coding sequence ATGGATGCCGACGACGCGGCCCGCCGTGCCGTGGAGACGCTCGGCGACACGGTGCGCCGGCTGGTCATGACGCTCACCGAGACGCGGGTCTCGGCCGGTGAGCTCGCCGAGGCCGACGAGCTGTGCCGCCGCGCGGAGGCCCTGCTCGCGCGCGACGCACGCAGGCCACTGGAGCCCTCGCCCTACGACGGCTCGGGGCCCGGCGAGCGCCCCTTCACGCTCGGCCGCGGCGTCGCGAACCCGCTGTCGCCGCCGCTCGCGTACGCCTGGGACGACGACGCCGTGCGGGTCGCGTTCACGCTCGGCCGGGCGCACGAGGGCCCGCCCGGCGCGGCCCACGGCGGCGTGAGCGCCCTCGTGCTCGACGACCTGCTGGCGCGGGTGCCGCAGCTGCTCGGCGTCCCGCGCGTGACGCGCGGGCTCGACATACGATATCGCCGTCCCGTGCCCCTGGGCGCCCCGCTCGTCGCCGTCGCGACGGTGACCGGTCAGGCCGGCGTCGAGGTCGACGTGGCGGGCTGGATCGCGCGCGCCGAGGAGCCCGACGTGCGGCTCGCCGAGGCGACGGCGACCTTCGTGCGCCTGCGCGACGACCAGGTGCGGCGGCTGATCCCCGACTGGACGCCCTCGAGCGAGTGGCCCGACTGA
- the fabG gene encoding 3-oxoacyl-ACP reductase FabG — MPLLQDRTAVVTGAAQGIGYAIAEALAAEGANIVIADLNADAASAAAERLGIGDRAIGVATDVSKGEDVTALIAAAKDRFGSLDVFVNNAGITRDATMRKMTEDMFDQVIAVHLRGSWLGTRAAADVMRDQPSGGSIINISSISGKIGNPGQTNYSAAKAGIVGLTKAAAKEVGFAKVRVNAVQPGLIRTAMTEAMPEAALKERLAGIPLGRMGEPAEIAQAVLFLASDMSSYITGITIEVAGGRAI, encoded by the coding sequence ATGCCACTGCTTCAGGACCGCACCGCCGTCGTCACCGGCGCCGCGCAGGGAATCGGCTACGCGATCGCCGAGGCGCTCGCGGCCGAGGGCGCGAACATCGTCATCGCCGACCTCAACGCCGACGCGGCGTCCGCCGCAGCCGAGCGCCTCGGCATCGGCGACCGCGCGATCGGCGTCGCCACCGACGTGTCGAAGGGCGAGGACGTCACCGCGCTCATCGCGGCCGCGAAGGACCGCTTCGGCTCGCTCGACGTGTTCGTCAACAACGCGGGCATCACGCGCGACGCGACGATGCGCAAGATGACCGAGGACATGTTCGACCAGGTCATCGCCGTGCACCTGCGCGGCTCGTGGCTCGGCACCCGGGCGGCCGCCGACGTCATGCGCGACCAGCCGAGCGGCGGCTCGATCATCAACATCTCGTCCATCTCGGGCAAGATCGGGAACCCCGGCCAGACCAACTACAGCGCGGCCAAGGCCGGCATCGTGGGCCTGACCAAGGCGGCCGCCAAGGAGGTCGGCTTCGCGAAGGTGCGCGTCAACGCGGTGCAGCCCGGCCTCATCCGCACGGCGATGACCGAGGCGATGCCCGAGGCGGCCCTCAAGGAGCGCCTCGCCGGCATCCCCCTCGGCCGCATGGGCGAGCCGGCCGAGATCGCCCAGGCCGTGCTCTTCCTCGCCAGCGACATGTCGAGCTACATCACGGGCATCACGATCGAGGTCGCGGGCGGCCGCGCCATCTGA
- a CDS encoding CoA transferase, whose translation MTASGRPAPLAGVRVIEISAFVAAPLGSMTLAQLGADVIRIDPIGGNIDYTRWPITDEGRSIYWASLNKGKRSVTLNLKSPEGQALATQLIADAGTVVTNLPAHGWLSYENLVQHRPDLVMLRLTGTHTGGPAVDYTVNAASGFPVITGHDEKPVNHALPAWDVIAGVYIANGVLAAELERRTSGTGQEVNLALSDVMLATVGNLGYVAEIQTKGSTRGPLGNGLYGAYGQSFRTADDREVMVAVISNRHWSSLGKATGLAEKLAMIGPLLDIDLSTEGGRYEAREAIDAVLRPWFAARTAAEAAERLAAAGVLQGVFQTFEQLVNDDPACSTENPLFTEIDQPGVGRVLAPRVPLSFAASPVADAQPAPSLGENTDDVLQSVLGVDADRIAQLRADGVLAP comes from the coding sequence ATGACGGCATCCGGCCGGCCCGCACCGCTCGCGGGCGTGCGCGTCATCGAGATCTCCGCGTTCGTCGCCGCGCCCCTGGGCAGCATGACGCTCGCGCAGCTGGGCGCCGACGTGATCCGCATCGACCCCATCGGCGGCAACATCGACTACACGCGGTGGCCGATCACCGACGAGGGCCGCAGCATCTACTGGGCGAGCCTCAACAAGGGCAAGCGCTCGGTGACCCTCAACCTCAAGAGCCCGGAGGGCCAGGCGCTCGCGACGCAGCTGATCGCCGACGCGGGCACGGTCGTCACGAACCTGCCCGCGCACGGCTGGCTGAGCTACGAGAACCTCGTGCAGCACCGCCCCGACCTCGTGATGCTGCGCCTCACGGGCACGCACACGGGCGGCCCCGCCGTCGACTACACGGTCAACGCCGCGAGCGGCTTCCCCGTGATCACCGGACACGACGAGAAGCCCGTCAACCACGCCCTGCCGGCGTGGGACGTCATCGCGGGCGTCTACATCGCGAACGGCGTGCTCGCCGCCGAGCTGGAGCGCCGCACGTCGGGCACGGGCCAGGAGGTGAACCTCGCCCTCTCGGATGTCATGCTCGCCACCGTCGGCAACCTGGGCTACGTCGCCGAGATCCAGACGAAGGGGTCGACGCGCGGCCCGCTCGGCAACGGGCTCTACGGCGCCTACGGCCAGAGCTTCCGCACGGCGGACGACCGCGAGGTCATGGTCGCCGTCATCTCGAACCGGCACTGGAGCTCGCTCGGCAAGGCCACGGGCCTCGCCGAGAAGCTCGCGATGATCGGGCCGCTGCTCGACATCGACCTGTCGACCGAGGGCGGGCGCTACGAGGCGCGAGAGGCGATCGACGCCGTGCTGCGGCCGTGGTTCGCGGCGCGCACGGCGGCGGAGGCGGCCGAGAGGCTCGCCGCCGCCGGTGTGCTGCAGGGCGTGTTCCAGACGTTCGAGCAGCTCGTGAACGACGACCCGGCGTGCTCGACGGAGAACCCCCTGTTCACCGAGATCGACCAGCCCGGCGTCGGCCGGGTGCTCGCGCCGCGCGTGCCGCTCAGCTTCGCGGCGTCGCCCGTCGCAGACGCGCAGCCCGCGCCGTCTCTCGGCGAGAACACCGACGACGTGCTGCAGAGCGTGCTGGGCGTGGACGCCGACCGCATCGCGCAGCTGCGCGCCGACGGCGTGCTCGCTCCCTGA